From Endozoicomonas sp. 8E, the proteins below share one genomic window:
- a CDS encoding DUF2541 family protein, whose translation MKRALSMFTLLMTMLMSGFAQTASAAGWELLGEKKVSRRAEVDTIRVGLRDGAFKRIQFKVKGADVDFDKVIVHYENGQSREVAIRSKVRKGGSSRVIDLPGKARAIEKVRFYYDTEGTGRAQANVLLMGKSA comes from the coding sequence ATGAAACGCGCACTTTCAATGTTTACTCTGCTGATGACCATGCTGATGTCTGGCTTTGCACAGACCGCTTCAGCCGCTGGCTGGGAACTGCTGGGCGAAAAGAAAGTCAGTCGTCGTGCAGAAGTAGACACCATCCGTGTTGGTCTGAGAGACGGTGCTTTCAAGCGTATTCAATTCAAGGTCAAAGGGGCTGACGTGGATTTCGACAAAGTGATCGTTCACTACGAGAACGGTCAAAGCCGTGAAGTAGCCATCCGCAGCAAAGTCAGAAAAGGCGGCAGCTCTCGCGTCATTGATCTGCCCGGTAAAGCAAGGGCCATTGAAAAAGTCAGATTCTACTACGACACCGAAGGAACCGGACGCGCTCAGGCCAACGTTCTGCTCATGGGTAAGTCTGCCTGA
- a CDS encoding YifB family Mg chelatase-like AAA ATPase → MSRLAVVQTRAKTGLDAPAVSVEVHLSAGLPALNMVGLPEAAVRESKDRVRSAILNSGFEFPVSRITVNLAPADLPKEGGRFDLPIALGILAASGQLKPESLAGYEFLGELALSGALRPITGSLPASIACSQSAHTLLLPQMNAQAAALCPDARVLGAENLLGVCAHLTGNQHLTEAICNRNESPVDYPDLLDVRGQQQAKRGLMTAAAGAHHLIFYGPPGTGKTMLASRLPGILPEMNDQEALEVAAIHTLSSYSQPPSWKQRPFRNPHHTASAVALVGGGSQPRPGEISFAHNGVLFLDELPEFQKVALEVLREPLETREVVISRAKGQASFPAGFQLIAAMNPCPCGYLGDPQKACQCSAEQVRRYKRKLSGPLLDRIDLQIEVSSQKTERLFENPPEDENLSTEKIRQQVIKARSIQQRRQGKLNARLSASEMNEYCSLNKKEQDFMTRLCDKLGYSARAVHRILRVARTLADLEEKDIQQKHLAEAVHYRKLDREPG, encoded by the coding sequence ATGTCGCGGCTCGCTGTTGTTCAAACCCGCGCCAAAACCGGACTGGACGCACCTGCGGTATCGGTTGAAGTCCATTTGTCGGCAGGTCTGCCAGCTCTGAATATGGTCGGTCTTCCGGAAGCCGCTGTTCGTGAAAGCAAAGACAGGGTAAGAAGTGCCATCCTCAACAGTGGCTTTGAGTTTCCGGTTTCCCGTATTACCGTGAATCTGGCACCCGCTGATCTTCCCAAAGAAGGCGGTCGCTTTGATCTGCCTATCGCTCTGGGTATTCTGGCGGCATCGGGCCAGCTTAAACCTGAGTCTCTGGCAGGTTACGAGTTTCTTGGTGAGCTGGCCCTGTCGGGCGCACTGAGACCGATCACCGGCTCATTGCCAGCATCCATAGCCTGCAGCCAATCGGCTCACACACTGCTGCTGCCCCAGATGAATGCACAAGCGGCAGCCCTTTGCCCCGATGCCAGAGTGTTGGGGGCAGAAAACCTGCTGGGAGTCTGCGCTCATCTCACCGGTAATCAACATCTTACAGAAGCCATCTGCAACAGGAATGAATCCCCTGTCGATTATCCTGATCTGCTGGATGTAAGGGGGCAACAACAGGCTAAACGGGGTCTGATGACGGCCGCCGCTGGTGCTCACCATCTGATTTTCTACGGCCCTCCGGGAACCGGCAAAACCATGCTGGCCAGTCGCCTGCCCGGGATTCTTCCCGAGATGAATGACCAGGAAGCTCTGGAAGTGGCCGCCATACATACTTTGTCTTCCTATAGCCAGCCCCCTTCATGGAAGCAGCGACCCTTTCGCAACCCCCATCATACCGCTTCAGCCGTCGCCCTGGTGGGTGGAGGCAGCCAACCCCGACCAGGAGAGATTTCCTTTGCGCACAACGGTGTTCTGTTCCTGGATGAACTGCCGGAGTTTCAAAAGGTAGCCCTGGAAGTACTGAGAGAACCCCTGGAAACCCGCGAAGTGGTTATTTCCCGGGCCAAAGGTCAGGCCAGCTTCCCTGCCGGCTTTCAGTTAATTGCCGCTATGAACCCCTGCCCCTGTGGATATCTTGGCGATCCACAGAAAGCCTGCCAGTGTTCTGCAGAGCAGGTCAGGCGTTATAAACGAAAACTGTCAGGCCCTTTACTGGATCGCATTGACTTACAGATAGAGGTCTCCAGTCAGAAAACGGAGCGACTTTTTGAAAACCCGCCTGAAGATGAAAACCTGTCAACTGAAAAAATACGTCAGCAGGTGATTAAGGCAAGGTCTATCCAGCAGCGCAGGCAGGGGAAACTCAACGCCCGTTTGTCTGCCAGCGAGATGAATGAATACTGTTCACTGAATAAAAAAGAACAGGATTTCATGACCCGGCTGTGTGACAAACTGGGTTACTCCGCCAGAGCCGTACACCGAATACTGAGAGTAGCCCGAACTCTGGCGGATCTTGAGGAAAAAGACATTCAACAAAAACATCTTGCTGAAGCGGTGCATTACAGGAAGCTGGATCGTGAACCGGGTTAA
- a CDS encoding transposase family protein, protein MTIVQRFTEGTVFKFFPEEETQVEKLFRVENRNEKELALRDLLQSGEVLKKSIEEIETSLAAGRVEFVINSPESLEEDSLSEDLASLPKKQREEVLRRFKYVSKLRKSVDSWTEKSLSPLIPKIARELNDSKPPGWRTLARWNAAYSSNGQTVKALFTDYIKQGNHTSRLPEEVEDFIKQAIETYKTKERISIQEAWDNLDGYITKANKQRSEDEKLKTPCYDIFRKRIKAEPPYELMMAREGKRKADIEFSSTGKSLNLERVLQRVEVDHTKLDVFVVDDENFLPLGRPWLTTSIDALSRSITGFYIGFHPPSFLSLIKLLKSIIIPKNYISEKYPEIQNPWICSGVPELFVFDNGKEFWSKDLEVVLAELNIQTQYNPVQKPWLKGKVERLYGTINKQLLIDLPGKTFCNILERGDYDPAKNAVITFTTFTEILYTWVVDIYQQQPVAKGTIIPDLAWKEAILDFPPRHVDPKRLDVILGRTKYSKLRRGGVQYSNLRYDSDELAMLRGRIGSGTVMYKVDPDDLGYIHVFNESERRYLKVPAVDFEYADGLSEWQHKVHKKYARKYICAKYRHDDVVAARDAIKELVRKEIERWESHGRTGKNSTSVRAARYAKVADNSTGSLTSVTKEPGNNAVSSNSSDSSDQKDDWYVPIDRSAWSSSGGEE, encoded by the coding sequence ATGACCATCGTCCAGCGTTTCACTGAAGGAACTGTGTTTAAGTTTTTTCCAGAGGAGGAAACGCAAGTTGAAAAACTTTTTCGAGTGGAGAATCGCAATGAAAAGGAGCTTGCTCTAAGAGATCTTTTGCAAAGTGGTGAGGTTCTCAAAAAAAGCATAGAAGAGATTGAAACCAGTCTGGCTGCTGGAAGAGTTGAGTTTGTGATCAATAGTCCAGAAAGCTTGGAAGAGGATTCTTTATCTGAAGATTTAGCCAGCTTACCCAAAAAGCAAAGAGAAGAAGTACTACGAAGATTCAAATATGTCAGTAAATTGCGAAAATCTGTTGATTCTTGGACAGAGAAATCACTTTCTCCATTAATTCCTAAGATTGCCAGAGAGCTGAATGACTCAAAACCTCCTGGTTGGAGAACTCTCGCACGCTGGAATGCTGCGTACAGTTCCAATGGTCAAACAGTGAAAGCATTATTTACGGATTATATTAAGCAGGGAAATCATACCAGCAGACTACCAGAGGAAGTTGAGGATTTCATAAAGCAGGCAATAGAAACATACAAGACCAAAGAACGTATATCGATTCAGGAAGCGTGGGATAACCTTGATGGTTATATAACAAAGGCGAACAAGCAAAGATCTGAAGATGAAAAACTCAAAACACCTTGCTATGACATATTCCGAAAACGTATAAAAGCTGAGCCGCCCTATGAATTGATGATGGCAAGAGAAGGAAAGAGAAAGGCTGATATTGAGTTTTCTTCTACAGGTAAGTCCTTGAACCTAGAAAGGGTTTTACAACGAGTAGAAGTCGATCATACGAAGCTTGATGTCTTTGTTGTTGATGATGAGAACTTCCTACCTCTTGGACGTCCCTGGCTGACTACTTCCATAGATGCTTTGTCTCGCTCTATTACTGGCTTCTATATAGGCTTTCATCCACCGAGCTTTTTGTCTCTTATAAAGCTGCTCAAGTCGATAATTATTCCCAAAAATTATATTAGTGAAAAATATCCGGAGATACAGAATCCATGGATTTGCTCTGGTGTGCCAGAGCTGTTTGTTTTTGATAATGGAAAAGAGTTTTGGTCAAAAGACCTTGAGGTTGTTCTGGCAGAGTTAAACATCCAGACCCAATATAATCCTGTACAAAAGCCGTGGCTGAAAGGGAAGGTTGAGAGGTTATATGGAACCATCAATAAACAATTGTTGATTGATCTACCTGGTAAAACCTTCTGCAATATCCTTGAGCGAGGTGACTATGACCCAGCCAAAAATGCCGTAATAACTTTTACTACCTTCACAGAAATTCTATATACCTGGGTAGTGGATATTTATCAGCAGCAACCAGTAGCGAAAGGAACCATTATTCCTGACCTTGCCTGGAAGGAAGCTATCCTTGATTTCCCTCCTCGGCATGTAGATCCAAAAAGACTGGATGTTATCTTAGGTCGAACCAAGTACAGCAAGTTGCGTCGTGGTGGTGTTCAGTATTCAAATCTTCGATATGACTCAGATGAACTGGCTATGTTGAGAGGCAGAATCGGTAGCGGTACGGTCATGTACAAAGTTGACCCTGATGACCTTGGGTATATTCATGTGTTTAATGAATCGGAGCGGCGTTACTTGAAAGTACCTGCTGTCGATTTTGAATATGCTGATGGTCTCTCTGAATGGCAGCATAAGGTACATAAAAAGTACGCTCGGAAATATATTTGTGCGAAATACAGGCATGATGACGTTGTAGCGGCAAGAGACGCTATCAAAGAGTTGGTTCGAAAGGAGATTGAGCGTTGGGAAAGTCATGGAAGAACCGGAAAAAATAGTACGTCTGTCAGAGCTGCTAGGTATGCCAAAGTCGCAGACAACTCAACAGGCTCTTTGACAAGTGTAACCAAGGAGCCTGGAAATAATGCAGTGAGCTCCAATTCCAGTGATTCATCAGATCAAAAAGATGATTGGTATGTTCCTATTGACCGTTCAGCTTGGAGTTCTTCTGGAGGTGAAGAGTAA
- a CDS encoding accessory factor UbiK family protein produces MIDKASLIGSIAGKAGQVLGGQKSQTREDIEHNIKAMVSSALAKFELVNRDEFDAQVAVLKHTRERLEALEKKVAELEKAEPSDSCC; encoded by the coding sequence ATGATCGACAAAGCCTCCCTTATCGGTAGTATTGCCGGCAAAGCAGGACAGGTTCTGGGTGGGCAGAAAAGCCAAACCCGGGAAGATATTGAGCACAACATCAAGGCAATGGTGAGCAGTGCTCTGGCCAAATTTGAACTGGTCAACCGTGACGAGTTTGATGCCCAAGTCGCCGTTCTGAAGCACACCCGTGAAAGACTGGAAGCCCTTGAAAAGAAAGTGGCCGAATTGGAAAAAGCGGAACCGTCTGACTCCTGCTGTTGA
- a CDS encoding TnsA endonuclease N-terminal domain-containing protein: MTGVFFMYRRKLGKSKVNNIHRFVSLKNPSTILTESALEFDSCYPLEYSSKVLSYESQPEGYEYVFEGRICRYTPDFLSRMIGGERPYIEVKPERVARRKDFLERFHCMKAAAERSGTQLLLWTEEYIRRQPYLNNLKILHRYRTGGVLASEQRKIIEIVRSNEEQQLSLQDHAVLSDMELPYFLPLAYDLLARNELTTDLDTSPLTKDSVVRICHDHRPAFH, encoded by the coding sequence ATGACCGGGGTCTTTTTTATGTATCGTAGAAAACTCGGAAAATCCAAGGTTAACAATATTCATCGTTTCGTTAGCCTCAAGAACCCTTCAACGATCCTCACTGAATCAGCGCTCGAATTTGATAGTTGTTACCCTCTTGAATACAGCTCAAAGGTACTCTCCTATGAGTCCCAGCCTGAGGGTTATGAGTATGTTTTTGAAGGTCGCATTTGCAGATATACCCCTGATTTTCTGTCTCGAATGATAGGAGGTGAAAGACCATATATAGAGGTTAAACCAGAGAGAGTTGCCAGGCGGAAAGATTTTCTGGAGCGTTTTCATTGCATGAAGGCTGCTGCAGAACGTTCAGGCACTCAGCTCTTGTTGTGGACTGAAGAGTATATCCGGAGACAGCCTTACCTAAATAATCTGAAAATACTGCACAGGTATAGGACTGGTGGTGTTCTAGCATCAGAACAAAGAAAAATAATTGAAATAGTGAGATCAAACGAAGAACAGCAACTAAGTCTTCAGGATCATGCTGTTCTGTCTGATATGGAGCTACCTTATTTTCTTCCGCTGGCATATGACCTTCTTGCCAGAAACGAGTTGACCACTGACTTAGATACTTCTCCCTTGACCAAAGACTCTGTAGTGAGAATATGCCATGACCATCGTCCAGCGTTTCACTGA
- the glnK gene encoding P-II family nitrogen regulator, which produces MKLVSAIIKPFKLDDVREALSEIGVQGITVTEVKGFGRQKGHTELYRGAEYVVDFLPKVKLEVGIADDLLDQVIEAISSAANTGKIGDGKIFVTNLEQAIRIRTNETGEDAI; this is translated from the coding sequence ATGAAGTTGGTATCAGCCATCATTAAGCCATTCAAACTGGACGACGTGCGAGAGGCTTTGTCCGAGATTGGTGTTCAGGGTATCACTGTCACCGAAGTTAAGGGGTTCGGTCGACAGAAAGGACATACTGAGCTCTATCGTGGAGCTGAATATGTGGTTGATTTTCTGCCCAAGGTCAAGCTGGAGGTCGGCATTGCAGATGACCTGCTGGATCAGGTGATCGAAGCCATTTCTTCGGCTGCCAACACAGGCAAGATTGGTGACGGAAAGATCTTCGTTACTAATCTGGAGCAGGCGATTCGGATCAGAACTAACGAAACTGGCGAAGACGCTATTTGA
- a CDS encoding TniB family NTP-binding protein: MALVLSDWQKKRSAYVRDLRIWMEIHNLVFSDMEECKELAKYGGEPPCMLCYGDTGAGKSAQIEKFRNDHKRYEKADRSIMPVVYCVLPTKLSERGLLIKILKAIGQEIEDYKELDEEDLLQLIVKYVDQLGIELFIIDEAQGFLEHESRKLVYDATECLKRLIIETKRPFILFGMPWCLHAIEQNSQLASRFLRRRYLSPFIISDKPKKAIYLNFLDELDEKLGFEEKANLKSREISLRLFVVSRGNLRVLRNVIDQAAFLAIKESTRQITYDHFLKACEVFFPEDKNPFRMKDLDQIEFVELEKPSYWDQNAKRGVNPVVEETFTEVRTLSEIL; this comes from the coding sequence ATGGCGTTAGTACTGTCAGACTGGCAAAAAAAGAGAAGTGCTTACGTCAGAGACCTGCGAATCTGGATGGAGATTCATAACCTTGTTTTTAGTGACATGGAAGAATGTAAGGAGCTGGCAAAGTACGGGGGAGAACCACCATGCATGTTATGTTACGGAGACACTGGAGCAGGTAAGTCAGCACAAATCGAAAAATTTAGAAATGACCATAAGCGCTATGAGAAGGCGGATCGATCAATAATGCCTGTCGTATATTGTGTCTTGCCTACGAAACTGTCAGAGAGAGGCCTGTTGATCAAGATTCTAAAAGCCATTGGTCAGGAGATTGAAGATTACAAGGAACTGGATGAGGAGGATCTGCTGCAATTAATAGTTAAATATGTGGATCAGCTTGGTATTGAGCTTTTCATTATTGATGAAGCCCAGGGGTTTCTGGAACACGAAAGTAGAAAATTGGTATATGACGCTACAGAGTGCTTAAAAAGGCTAATCATTGAAACCAAAAGACCTTTTATCCTGTTTGGGATGCCTTGGTGCCTGCATGCCATTGAACAGAACTCCCAGTTAGCAAGTCGTTTTCTTCGTAGAAGATATCTGTCTCCATTTATCATCTCAGACAAACCAAAAAAGGCAATTTATCTCAACTTTCTGGATGAATTGGACGAGAAGCTTGGGTTTGAAGAAAAAGCGAATTTGAAGAGTCGAGAAATATCTCTTCGACTTTTTGTGGTGAGTCGTGGCAATTTGCGGGTTTTAAGGAATGTTATCGATCAAGCTGCATTCCTTGCAATCAAAGAAAGTACTCGACAAATTACTTACGACCATTTTCTGAAAGCATGTGAGGTATTCTTTCCAGAGGATAAAAATCCATTCCGTATGAAAGACCTTGATCAGATAGAATTTGTTGAGCTAGAGAAACCATCGTACTGGGATCAAAATGCAAAGAGAGGAGTAAATCCAGTTGTTGAGGAAACATTTACAGAAGTGAGAACTCTATCCGAGATATTATAG
- a CDS encoding ammonium transporter has translation MENLAQVSYALDTFYFLMSGALVMWMAAGFAMLEAGLVRSKNTVEILTKNIALFAIACTMYLLCGYAIMYPGTNEGGILPVLGSLIGNENTVAAVTAGGDDAPYYSARSDFFFQVVFVATAMSIVSGAVAERMKLWSFLLFAVFMTGFIYPVQGFWKWGGGFLNEANFQDFAGSGVVHMAGAAAALAGVLLLGARKGKYGKDGAVNAIPGANLPLATLGTFILWLGWFGFNGGSQLKLSDVENANAVAQIFVNTNAGAAGGVIAALIVARILFGKADLTMALNGALAGLVSITAEPLTPSAVSATLIGGVGGALVVFAILALDKLRIDDPVGAISVHGVVGIWGLLAVPLTNDGATFGAQLLGIASIFAWVFIASLIVWAVIKQIIGLRITEEEEYEGADLTECGMEAYPEFMGKQ, from the coding sequence GTGGAAAATCTGGCTCAAGTGTCGTACGCACTCGATACTTTCTACTTTCTTATGTCCGGTGCGCTGGTAATGTGGATGGCAGCTGGTTTTGCCATGCTCGAAGCCGGCCTGGTCCGTTCTAAAAACACGGTTGAAATTCTTACTAAAAATATCGCCCTGTTTGCAATTGCCTGTACCATGTATCTGCTCTGTGGTTACGCCATTATGTATCCTGGAACCAATGAAGGCGGTATCCTGCCGGTCCTTGGTTCTCTGATTGGTAATGAAAACACGGTTGCAGCGGTAACTGCCGGTGGTGATGATGCGCCCTACTACTCTGCACGTTCAGACTTCTTCTTCCAGGTGGTCTTTGTTGCGACTGCAATGTCCATCGTTTCCGGTGCAGTTGCAGAGCGCATGAAGCTCTGGTCTTTCCTGCTGTTTGCGGTCTTCATGACTGGCTTCATTTATCCCGTACAGGGCTTCTGGAAATGGGGTGGTGGGTTCCTGAACGAAGCTAACTTCCAGGACTTTGCAGGTTCCGGTGTTGTCCACATGGCCGGTGCTGCTGCCGCTCTGGCAGGTGTGCTGCTGTTGGGTGCTCGCAAAGGCAAATACGGTAAAGACGGCGCTGTTAATGCGATCCCTGGTGCCAACCTGCCTCTCGCTACTCTGGGTACCTTTATTCTGTGGCTGGGATGGTTCGGCTTCAATGGGGGTTCTCAGCTGAAACTGTCTGATGTTGAAAATGCGAACGCTGTCGCCCAGATCTTTGTCAACACTAACGCTGGTGCTGCTGGCGGTGTCATTGCTGCCCTGATCGTAGCTCGTATCCTGTTCGGTAAGGCTGACCTGACCATGGCTCTGAACGGTGCTCTGGCCGGTCTGGTATCCATCACGGCTGAGCCGCTGACACCAAGCGCTGTATCTGCCACTCTGATCGGTGGTGTCGGTGGTGCTCTGGTTGTCTTTGCCATTCTGGCTCTGGACAAGCTGCGCATCGACGACCCAGTGGGTGCCATTTCTGTACACGGTGTTGTAGGTATCTGGGGTCTGCTGGCAGTGCCTCTGACCAACGACGGTGCAACTTTCGGTGCCCAGTTGTTAGGTATCGCCTCCATCTTCGCCTGGGTATTCATCGCTTCCCTGATCGTCTGGGCTGTTATCAAACAGATAATCGGTCTGCGTATCACTGAAGAAGAAGAGTATGAAGGTGCTGACCTGACCGAATGTGGTATGGAAGCTTATCCTGAGTTTATGGGTAAACAGTGA